One segment of Agromyces albus DNA contains the following:
- the rplV gene encoding 50S ribosomal protein L22 — protein MVESIARVRHIRVTPQKARRVVNLIRGKQAQEALAILKFAPQGASEPVYKLVASAIANARVKADASNTYLDEQDLYISRAFVDEGTTLKRFQPRAQGRAFRINKRTSHITVVLATPEEGTK, from the coding sequence ATGGTGGAGTCGATCGCACGCGTGCGACACATCCGCGTCACCCCCCAGAAGGCTCGTCGCGTCGTCAACCTGATCCGCGGCAAGCAGGCTCAGGAGGCCTTGGCCATCCTGAAGTTCGCACCCCAGGGTGCGAGCGAGCCGGTGTACAAGCTCGTCGCCTCGGCCATCGCGAATGCTCGCGTCAAGGCCGATGCCTCGAACACCTACCTGGACGAGCAGGACCTGTACATCAGCCGCGCATTCGTCGATGAGGGCACCACCCTCAAGCGATTCCAGCCGCGCGCGCAGGGTCGTGCGTTCCGCATCAACAAGCGCACCAGCCACATCACGGTTGTGCTCGCCACGCCCGAGGAGGGTACGAAGTAA
- the rplP gene encoding 50S ribosomal protein L16, with protein sequence MLIPRRVKYRKQHHPGRSGQATGGTKVTFGEFGIQALTPAYVTNRQIESARIAMTRHIKRGGKVWINIYPDRPLTKKPAETRMGSGKGSPEWWVANVKPGRVLFEVSGVSEELAREAMTRAIHKLPLKARIIKREEGDA encoded by the coding sequence ATGTTGATTCCCCGTCGAGTCAAGTACCGCAAGCAGCACCACCCCGGCCGTTCGGGCCAGGCGACCGGTGGCACGAAGGTCACCTTCGGTGAGTTCGGCATCCAGGCCCTGACCCCCGCGTACGTGACGAACCGTCAGATCGAGTCCGCTCGTATCGCGATGACCCGTCACATCAAGCGTGGCGGCAAGGTGTGGATCAACATCTACCCCGACCGTCCGCTCACGAAGAAGCCCGCCGAGACCCGCATGGGTTCCGGTAAGGGTTCGCCCGAGTGGTGGGTCGCCAACGTCAAGCCGGGTCGGGTCCTCTTCGAGGTCTCGGGCGTCTCCGAGGAACTCGCTCGTGAGGCCATGACCCGTGCAATCCACAAGCTGCCCCTCAAGGCACGCATCATCAAGCGCGAGGAGGGCGACGCATAA
- the rpsS gene encoding 30S ribosomal protein S19, which produces MPRSLKKGPFVDDHLLRKVVTQNEAGSKNVIKTWSRRSMIIPAMLGHTIAVHDGRKHIPVFVTETMVGHKLGEFAPTRTFRGHVKDDKKGRRR; this is translated from the coding sequence ATGCCGCGCAGTCTCAAGAAGGGCCCCTTCGTCGACGACCACCTGCTTCGCAAGGTCGTTACGCAGAACGAAGCCGGTTCCAAGAACGTCATCAAGACCTGGTCACGTCGATCGATGATCATCCCGGCGATGCTGGGTCACACGATCGCCGTACACGACGGTCGCAAGCACATCCCGGTGTTCGTCACCGAGACCATGGTGGGCCACAAGCTCGGCGAGTTCGCCCCCACCCGCACCTTCCGTGGACACGTGAAGGACGACAAGAAGGGCCGTCGCCGCTGA
- the rpmD gene encoding 50S ribosomal protein L30, protein MAQLKVTQIKSKVSEKQYQRDTLRSLGLKRIGQSVVREDTPQNRGYVNTVAHLVKVEEID, encoded by the coding sequence ATGGCACAGCTCAAGGTGACCCAGATCAAGTCCAAGGTGAGCGAGAAGCAGTACCAGCGCGACACACTGCGCAGCCTCGGACTCAAGCGAATCGGCCAGTCGGTCGTTCGCGAGGACACCCCGCAGAACCGCGGCTACGTGAACACCGTCGCCCACCTCGTGAAGGTTGAGGAGATTGACTAA
- a CDS encoding adenylate kinase, whose product MTASGASARFLIVGPQGSGKGTQGVLVAQAFGIPSVSTGDVFRANISGGTELGEKVKSIVEAGDLVPDELTTELVRDRLSQPDAARGFLLDGYPRNQGQLDDLDEFLRSRGESLDAVIELIVPRDESVRRLHQRAVEQGRNDDTEEIIANRLAIYERETAPILGVYRDRGIVAEIDGVGSLDEVTARIFAALADRGFTPLAASA is encoded by the coding sequence ATGACGGCATCGGGCGCCTCGGCCCGATTCCTCATTGTGGGTCCGCAGGGCTCCGGCAAGGGCACGCAGGGCGTGCTCGTCGCCCAGGCGTTCGGGATCCCCTCGGTTTCGACGGGCGACGTGTTCCGTGCGAACATCTCGGGCGGGACCGAGCTCGGCGAGAAGGTGAAGTCGATCGTCGAGGCGGGCGACCTCGTGCCCGACGAGCTCACGACCGAGCTCGTGCGCGATCGGCTCTCGCAGCCCGATGCCGCGAGGGGCTTCCTGCTCGACGGGTACCCGCGCAATCAGGGCCAGCTCGACGATCTCGACGAGTTCCTCCGCTCCCGCGGCGAGTCCCTCGATGCGGTCATCGAGCTGATCGTCCCTCGTGACGAGAGCGTGCGCCGGCTGCACCAGCGCGCGGTCGAACAGGGCCGAAACGACGACACCGAGGAGATCATCGCCAATCGCCTCGCGATCTACGAACGCGAGACGGCGCCGATCCTCGGCGTCTATCGCGATCGCGGGATCGTGGCCGAGATCGACGGCGTCGGCTCGCTCGATGAGGTCACTGCTCGCATTTTCGCCGCCCTCGCCGACCGCGGCTTCACGCCGCTGGCCGCGAGCGCCTGA
- the rpsQ gene encoding 30S ribosomal protein S17: protein MAETKKAVEAEVAESAELVRGYRKVRRGYVTSDKMDKTIVVEVEDRVKHPLYGKVMRRSSKVKAHDELNTAGIGDLVVISETRPLSATKRWRLVEIVEKAK, encoded by the coding sequence ATGGCTGAGACCAAGAAGGCTGTCGAGGCCGAAGTCGCCGAGTCGGCCGAACTCGTCCGCGGCTACCGCAAGGTTCGCCGCGGCTACGTGACCAGCGACAAGATGGACAAGACCATCGTCGTCGAGGTCGAAGACCGCGTGAAGCACCCGCTCTACGGCAAGGTGATGCGCCGCTCCTCCAAGGTGAAGGCACACGACGAGCTGAACACCGCCGGCATCGGCGACCTCGTCGTGATCAGCGAGACCCGGCCCCTCAGCGCCACCAAGCGCTGGCGCCTCGTCGAGATCGTCGAGAAGGCCAAGTAA
- the rplX gene encoding 50S ribosomal protein L24 — MANIKKGDLVQVISGRSQARGGDRGKQGKVLEVIVAENRVVVEGVNFVTKHVRVGQTQRGSKTGGIETHEAPIHVSNVSLVDPESKKPTRVGFRLETVTKDGVEKTVRVRYAKKSGKDL, encoded by the coding sequence ATGGCCAACATCAAGAAGGGTGACCTCGTGCAGGTCATCTCGGGCCGCAGCCAGGCCCGCGGCGGAGACCGCGGCAAGCAGGGCAAGGTGCTCGAGGTGATCGTCGCCGAGAACCGCGTCGTCGTCGAGGGCGTCAACTTCGTCACGAAGCACGTTCGCGTCGGCCAGACGCAGCGCGGCTCGAAGACGGGTGGCATCGAGACCCACGAAGCGCCGATCCATGTCTCGAACGTGTCGCTCGTGGACCCCGAGTCGAAGAAGCCGACCCGCGTCGGCTTCCGCCTCGAGACCGTGACGAAGGACGGCGTCGAGAAGACCGTCCGCGTCCGCTACGCCAAGAAGTCAGGTAAGGACCTGTAA
- the rplE gene encoding 50S ribosomal protein L5, protein MTDTATQAGKIQPRLKTKYRTEISKALTEEHGYTNVHQVPGLVKIVVNMGVGEAARDGKIIDGAIADLTKITGQKPQVTKARKSIAQFKLREGQPIGAHVTLRGDRMWEFLDRLLSLALPRIRDFRGLSEKQFDGNGNYTFGLTEQSVFHEIDQDKIDRVRGMDITVVTTAKNDEEGRALLKQLGFPFRSSETPS, encoded by the coding sequence ATGACCGATACGGCAACGCAGGCTGGCAAAATCCAGCCGCGACTGAAGACCAAGTACCGGACCGAGATCTCGAAAGCTCTCACCGAGGAGCACGGCTACACCAACGTGCACCAGGTGCCGGGCCTCGTGAAGATCGTCGTGAACATGGGCGTCGGTGAGGCAGCCCGCGACGGCAAGATCATCGACGGCGCGATCGCCGACCTCACGAAGATCACGGGCCAGAAGCCGCAGGTCACGAAGGCCCGCAAGTCCATCGCGCAGTTCAAGCTGCGCGAGGGCCAGCCGATCGGCGCGCACGTGACGCTGCGCGGCGACCGCATGTGGGAGTTCCTCGACCGCCTGCTCTCGCTCGCGCTCCCGCGCATCCGTGACTTCCGCGGCCTGTCGGAGAAGCAGTTCGACGGCAACGGCAACTACACCTTCGGTCTCACGGAGCAGTCCGTGTTCCACGAGATCGACCAGGACAAGATCGACCGCGTCCGCGGCATGGACATCACTGTGGTGACCACCGCCAAGAACGACGAAGAAGGCCGCGCGCTGCTCAAGCAGCTCGGGTTCCCCTTCAGGTCGAGCGAAACCCCCAGCTGA
- the rpsH gene encoding 30S ribosomal protein S8 — MTMTDPVADMLTRLRNANSAHHDSVAMPNSKLKAHIAEILKNEGYIADFEVTDARVGKTLTLQLKFGPNRERSIAGIKRVSKPGLRVYAKSTELPKVLGGLGVAILSTSNGLLTDRQAEKKGVGGEVLAYVW; from the coding sequence ATGACGATGACCGACCCGGTCGCTGACATGCTGACCCGCTTGCGGAATGCGAACTCCGCGCACCACGACTCCGTCGCGATGCCCAACTCGAAGCTCAAGGCGCACATCGCCGAGATCCTGAAGAACGAGGGCTACATCGCCGACTTCGAGGTCACCGACGCACGCGTCGGCAAGACCCTCACGCTGCAGCTGAAGTTCGGCCCGAACCGCGAGCGTTCGATCGCCGGCATCAAGCGCGTGTCGAAGCCCGGCCTGCGCGTCTACGCGAAGTCCACCGAGCTGCCCAAGGTGCTCGGCGGCCTCGGCGTCGCGATCCTGTCCACCTCCAACGGTCTGCTCACCGACCGTCAGGCCGAGAAGAAGGGCGTGGGTGGGGAAGTCCTCGCCTACGTGTGGTAG
- the rplF gene encoding 50S ribosomal protein L6 — MSRIGRLPIDIPAGVDVTVDGLAVTVKGPKGELALTVANPIEVKIEDNQVLVTRPDDERNSRSLHGLTRTLIANQIIGVTQGYTKGLEIVGTGYRVAQKGSSVEFALGFSHPVVVEPPAGITLTVEGNNKITVAGIDKQAVGETAANIRKIKKPEPYKGKGIRYAGEVVRRKAGKSGK; from the coding sequence ATGTCACGAATCGGACGACTTCCCATCGACATCCCCGCGGGTGTCGACGTCACGGTCGACGGCCTGGCCGTCACCGTCAAGGGCCCCAAGGGTGAGCTCGCGCTCACCGTCGCGAACCCGATCGAGGTGAAGATCGAGGACAACCAGGTGCTCGTCACCCGGCCCGACGACGAGCGCAACTCGCGCTCGCTGCACGGTCTCACCCGCACGCTCATCGCGAACCAGATCATCGGCGTCACGCAGGGCTACACCAAGGGCCTCGAGATCGTCGGCACCGGATACCGCGTCGCCCAGAAGGGTTCGTCGGTCGAGTTCGCGCTCGGCTTCTCGCACCCTGTGGTCGTCGAGCCCCCGGCCGGCATCACGCTGACCGTCGAAGGCAACAACAAGATCACGGTCGCCGGCATCGACAAGCAGGCCGTCGGCGAGACCGCCGCGAACATCCGCAAGATCAAGAAGCCCGAGCCCTACAAGGGCAAGGGCATCCGCTACGCCGGCGAGGTCGTGCGTCGCAAGGCCGGAAAGTCAGGTAAGTAA
- the rplN gene encoding 50S ribosomal protein L14: MLQQESRVKVADNTGAKELLTIRVLGGSKRRYAGLGDTIVATVKDAIPGGNVKKGDVVKAVIVRTVKETRRSDGSYIKFDENAAVILKNDGDPRGTRIFGPVGRELRDRKFMKIISLAPEVI, from the coding sequence GTGCTTCAGCAGGAATCACGAGTCAAGGTCGCCGATAACACCGGCGCCAAGGAACTGCTCACGATCCGCGTCCTCGGTGGCTCGAAGCGTCGGTACGCCGGTCTCGGCGACACCATCGTCGCGACCGTCAAAGACGCGATCCCCGGCGGCAACGTCAAGAAGGGCGATGTGGTCAAGGCCGTCATCGTCCGCACCGTCAAGGAGACCCGTCGTTCGGACGGCTCCTACATCAAGTTCGACGAGAACGCAGCGGTGATCCTCAAGAACGATGGTGACCCCCGTGGCACCCGCATCTTCGGACCGGTCGGTCGCGAGCTTCGCGACCGCAAGTTCATGAAGATCATCTCGCTGGCACCGGAGGTTATCTAG
- the rplB gene encoding 50S ribosomal protein L2 — protein sequence MAIRKYKPTTPGRRGSSVADFAEITRSTPEKSLLRPLSKTGGRNNQGRITTRHIGGGHKRQYRVIDFRRNDKDGVPAKVAHIEYDPNRTARIALIHFVDGTKRYILAPNKLQQGDAIESGPGADIKPGNNLPLRNIPTGTVIHAIELRPGGGAKMARSAGASVRLVAKDGPYAQLRLPSGEIRNVDARCRATVGEVGNAEQSNINWGKAGRKRWKGVRPTVRGVAMNPVDHPHGGGEGKTSGGRHPVSPWGQSEGRTRRPNKESDKLIVRRRTVGKKRK from the coding sequence ATGGCTATTCGTAAGTACAAGCCCACGACTCCGGGTCGTCGCGGTTCGTCGGTTGCGGACTTCGCAGAGATCACCCGCTCGACGCCTGAGAAGTCGCTGCTCCGCCCGCTGTCGAAGACCGGTGGCCGCAACAACCAGGGCCGCATCACGACGCGTCACATCGGTGGTGGCCACAAGCGCCAGTACCGCGTGATCGACTTCCGTCGCAACGACAAGGACGGCGTGCCGGCCAAGGTCGCTCACATCGAGTACGACCCCAACCGCACCGCTCGCATCGCGCTCATCCACTTCGTGGACGGCACGAAGCGCTACATCCTCGCGCCGAACAAGCTCCAGCAGGGCGACGCGATCGAGTCGGGCCCCGGCGCCGACATCAAGCCGGGCAACAACCTCCCGCTGCGCAACATCCCCACCGGTACCGTGATCCATGCGATCGAGCTCCGCCCCGGCGGCGGTGCCAAGATGGCCCGCTCGGCCGGTGCCTCCGTTCGCCTCGTGGCGAAGGACGGCCCCTACGCCCAGCTGCGTCTGCCCTCGGGCGAGATCCGCAACGTCGACGCGCGCTGCCGCGCGACCGTCGGCGAGGTCGGCAACGCCGAGCAGTCGAACATCAACTGGGGCAAGGCCGGCCGCAAGCGCTGGAAGGGCGTCCGCCCGACCGTCCGCGGTGTCGCAATGAACCCCGTCGACCACCCGCACGGTGGTGGTGAGGGCAAGACCTCCGGTGGTCGCCACCCGGTCAGCCCTTGGGGCCAGTCCGAGGGACGCACCCGTCGCCCCAACAAGGAGAGCGACAAGCTCATCGTCCGTCGTCGCACCGTCGGCAAGAAGCGCAAGTAG
- the rplW gene encoding 50S ribosomal protein L23, with amino-acid sequence MSAAHNKDPRDIVIAPVVSEKSYGLIDEGKYTFIVDPRSNKTEIKLAIEKIFNVQVASINTLNRQGKTRRTRFGMGKRKDTKRAIVTLKSGSIDIFTAVG; translated from the coding sequence ATGAGCGCCGCGCACAACAAGGACCCGCGTGACATCGTCATCGCGCCGGTCGTCTCGGAGAAGAGCTACGGCCTGATCGACGAGGGCAAGTACACGTTCATCGTGGACCCGCGCTCGAACAAGACCGAGATCAAGCTCGCCATCGAGAAGATCTTCAACGTCCAGGTGGCGTCGATCAACACCTTGAACCGTCAGGGCAAGACCCGCCGCACCCGCTTCGGCATGGGCAAGCGCAAGGACACCAAGCGCGCGATCGTCACCCTCAAGTCCGGCTCGATCGACATCTTCACGGCTGTCGGCTAG
- the rplO gene encoding 50S ribosomal protein L15 — MADEKNDVDAVAPKKAPAKKAPAKATADKADKAPAKKAPAKAAAAKTDDAKADKAPAKKAPAKKAAAKADVAEKREQVLKVHHLRPAPGAKKDKTRVGRGEGSKGKTAGRGTKGSKARGNIRPGFEGGQLPYHMRAPKLRGFKNPFRVEYQVVNLQKLAELYPKGGDVTVADLVEKGAVRKNELVKVLGNGDIAVKLNVAVDKVSGSAEQKIVAAGGSVK, encoded by the coding sequence ATGGCTGACGAGAAGAACGACGTCGACGCCGTGGCCCCCAAGAAGGCCCCGGCCAAGAAGGCGCCGGCCAAGGCCACCGCCGACAAGGCCGACAAGGCACCCGCGAAGAAGGCACCTGCCAAGGCTGCTGCCGCGAAGACCGACGACGCGAAGGCCGACAAGGCTCCCGCGAAGAAGGCCCCCGCGAAGAAGGCAGCTGCCAAGGCGGATGTCGCGGAGAAGCGCGAGCAGGTGCTGAAGGTGCACCACCTCCGCCCGGCTCCCGGCGCCAAGAAGGACAAGACCCGCGTCGGTCGCGGTGAGGGTTCGAAGGGCAAGACCGCCGGTCGTGGCACCAAGGGCTCGAAGGCCCGCGGCAACATCCGCCCCGGCTTCGAGGGCGGGCAGCTTCCGTACCACATGCGTGCGCCGAAGCTCCGCGGCTTCAAGAACCCGTTCCGTGTCGAGTACCAGGTCGTGAACCTGCAGAAGCTCGCCGAGCTCTACCCGAAGGGTGGCGACGTCACCGTCGCCGATCTCGTCGAGAAGGGCGCCGTCCGCAAGAACGAGCTCGTCAAGGTGCTCGGAAACGGCGATATCGCGGTGAAGCTGAACGTCGCGGTCGACAAGGTCTCCGGCTCAGCAGAGCAGAAGATCGTCGCCGCCGGCGGCTCGGTCAAGTAA
- the rpsC gene encoding 30S ribosomal protein S3 yields the protein MGQKVNPYGFRLGITTDHVSRWFSDSTKPGQRYSDYLAEDIKIRRLLQTSLDRAGVSRIEIERTRDRVRVDIHTARPGIVIGRRGAEAERIRSDLEKLSGKQIQLNILEVKNPEADAQLVAQGIAEQLSARVAFRRAMRKGLQGAQRAGAKGVRIQVSGRLGGAEMSRSEFYREGRVPLHTLRANIDYGFYEAKTTFGRIGVKVWIYKGDITNKELAREQANQKSSRPERTDRPRRAPKAQEPVAAGVEA from the coding sequence ATGGGTCAGAAGGTAAACCCGTACGGCTTCCGTCTCGGCATCACCACCGACCATGTGTCGCGGTGGTTCTCCGACTCGACGAAGCCCGGTCAGCGCTACTCCGACTACCTGGCAGAGGACATCAAGATCCGTCGTCTGCTGCAGACGTCGCTCGACCGCGCGGGAGTCTCGCGCATCGAGATCGAGCGCACCCGTGACCGTGTCCGCGTGGACATCCACACGGCGCGTCCCGGCATCGTGATCGGCCGCCGCGGCGCCGAGGCGGAGCGTATCCGCTCCGACCTCGAGAAGCTCAGCGGCAAGCAGATCCAGCTCAACATCCTCGAGGTGAAGAACCCCGAGGCCGACGCCCAGCTCGTCGCCCAGGGCATCGCCGAGCAGCTCTCCGCCCGCGTGGCCTTCCGCCGCGCGATGCGCAAGGGCCTGCAGGGTGCCCAGCGCGCCGGTGCCAAGGGTGTCCGCATCCAGGTCTCCGGCCGCCTCGGCGGCGCCGAGATGAGCCGTTCGGAGTTCTACCGCGAAGGCCGTGTGCCCCTGCACACCCTCCGCGCGAACATCGACTACGGCTTCTACGAGGCGAAGACCACCTTCGGCCGCATCGGCGTGAAGGTCTGGATCTACAAGGGCGACATCACCAACAAGGAGCTTGCCCGCGAGCAGGCCAACCAGAAGTCGTCGCGCCCCGAGCGCACTGACCGTCCCCGCCGTGCGCCCAAGGCGCAGGAGCCGGTGGCAGCAGGAGTTGAGGCATAA
- the secY gene encoding preprotein translocase subunit SecY yields the protein MFNAIGRIFRTPDLRRKIGFTLGIVALFRLGSFIPAPFVDFGNVQACLAANQNGAAGLYDLVNLFSGGALLQLSIFALGIMPYITASIIVQLLRVVIPHFETLYKEGQAGQGRLTQYTRYLTIALGVLQSTTLITVARSGALFPQGATECTQLITNDAWYAILLMVITMTAGTGLIMWMGELITERGIGNGMSLLIFTSIAATFPGSLWSIAQQRGFEIFALVLAIGLLIVVAVVFVEQSQRRIPVQYAKRMVGRRTYGGNNTYIPIKVNMAGVVPVIFASSLLYLPALIAQFNQPAAGETPQAWVTWITNYLTQGDQPFYMLLYFLLIVGFTYFYVAITFNPDEVSENMKKYGGFIPGIRAGRPTAEYLDYVLTRITLPGSLYLGVVALIPLIALAFVGANANFPFGGASILIIVGVGLETVKQIDAQLQQRHYEGLLR from the coding sequence GTGTTCAACGCCATCGGGCGGATCTTCCGCACGCCGGATCTTCGCCGAAAGATCGGATTCACGCTGGGCATCGTCGCCCTGTTCCGGCTCGGTTCCTTCATTCCGGCGCCCTTCGTGGACTTCGGCAATGTGCAGGCGTGCCTCGCGGCCAACCAGAACGGCGCGGCAGGTCTCTACGACCTCGTCAACCTCTTCTCGGGCGGCGCGCTGCTGCAGCTGTCGATCTTCGCGCTCGGCATCATGCCGTACATCACCGCATCGATCATCGTGCAACTGCTGCGCGTGGTGATCCCACACTTCGAGACCCTCTACAAAGAGGGCCAGGCCGGCCAGGGCCGTCTCACGCAGTACACGCGCTACCTCACGATCGCGCTCGGCGTGCTGCAGTCGACGACCCTCATCACGGTCGCCCGTTCCGGAGCACTGTTCCCGCAGGGCGCCACCGAGTGCACGCAGCTCATCACGAACGATGCGTGGTACGCGATCCTCCTCATGGTCATCACGATGACCGCCGGAACCGGGCTCATCATGTGGATGGGCGAGCTCATCACCGAGCGCGGCATCGGCAACGGCATGTCGCTGCTGATCTTCACGTCGATCGCCGCGACCTTCCCCGGTTCGCTCTGGTCGATCGCGCAGCAGCGCGGCTTCGAGATCTTCGCCCTCGTGCTCGCCATCGGACTCCTGATCGTGGTCGCCGTGGTCTTCGTCGAGCAGTCCCAGCGGCGCATTCCGGTGCAGTATGCGAAACGCATGGTCGGCCGGCGCACGTACGGCGGCAACAACACGTACATCCCGATCAAGGTCAACATGGCCGGTGTCGTGCCCGTCATCTTCGCCTCCTCGCTGTTGTACCTGCCGGCGCTCATCGCCCAGTTCAACCAGCCGGCCGCCGGCGAGACGCCGCAGGCGTGGGTCACGTGGATCACCAACTACCTCACGCAGGGCGACCAGCCGTTCTACATGCTCCTGTACTTCCTCCTCATCGTCGGGTTCACGTACTTCTACGTCGCGATCACGTTCAACCCCGACGAGGTCTCCGAGAACATGAAGAAGTACGGCGGGTTCATCCCCGGCATCCGCGCGGGCCGTCCCACGGCCGAGTACCTCGACTACGTGCTCACCCGCATCACGCTGCCCGGCTCGCTCTACCTTGGTGTCGTCGCGCTCATCCCGCTGATCGCGCTGGCCTTCGTGGGAGCGAACGCGAACTTCCCGTTCGGCGGCGCCTCGATCCTGATCATCGTGGGTGTCGGCCTCGAGACCGTGAAGCAGATCGACGCCCAGCTCCAGCAGCGACACTACGAAGGACTCCTCCGATGA
- the rplR gene encoding 50S ribosomal protein L18: MAVKTKTAARSRRHTRLRKKVIGTEQRPRLVVTRSARHVFVQVVDDAVGRTLASASTMEADLRTFDGDKTAKAKKVGELVAERAKEAGIEAVVFDRGGNKYAGRVAAIADGAREAGLSL, from the coding sequence ATGGCTGTGAAGACCAAGACGGCTGCGCGTTCGCGCCGCCACACCCGCCTTCGCAAGAAGGTCATCGGAACCGAGCAGCGTCCGCGCCTCGTCGTCACGCGTTCGGCCCGCCACGTCTTCGTGCAGGTCGTCGACGACGCCGTGGGTCGTACCCTCGCGTCCGCATCCACCATGGAGGCAGACCTCCGAACCTTCGACGGTGACAAGACCGCCAAGGCCAAGAAGGTCGGCGAACTCGTGGCCGAGCGTGCGAAGGAGGCCGGCATCGAGGCGGTCGTCTTCGACCGCGGTGGCAACAAGTACGCCGGTCGTGTCGCAGCCATCGCTGATGGCGCGCGAGAGGCGGGGCTGAGCCTGTGA
- the rpsE gene encoding 30S ribosomal protein S5 gives MTDNKKENEVAAVAEAPVETAAASEVPQNEPREARRGSRERGPSRDRGGRDAEKSQFLERVVTINRVSKVVKGGRRFSFTALVVVGDGNGLVGVGYGKAREVPTAISKGVEEAKKNFFRVPRVGGSIPHPVQGEAAAGVVLLRPAGPGTGVIAGGPVRAVLECAGIHDVLSKSLGSSNTINIVHATVAALSQLEEPRAVAARRGLDYDQVAPARLIRAEAAAAEAAAAAKAGA, from the coding sequence GTGACCGACAACAAGAAGGAGAACGAGGTGGCTGCAGTGGCAGAGGCACCCGTGGAGACCGCCGCCGCGAGCGAGGTCCCCCAGAACGAGCCGCGCGAGGCCCGTCGTGGCAGCCGCGAGCGCGGCCCGAGCCGTGACCGCGGTGGCCGTGACGCCGAGAAGAGCCAGTTCCTCGAGCGCGTCGTGACCATCAACCGAGTGTCGAAGGTCGTCAAGGGCGGCCGTCGCTTCAGCTTCACGGCGCTTGTCGTCGTGGGCGATGGCAACGGTCTCGTCGGCGTCGGCTACGGCAAGGCGCGCGAGGTCCCGACCGCGATCTCGAAGGGCGTCGAGGAAGCGAAGAAGAACTTCTTCCGCGTACCTCGCGTCGGTGGCAGCATCCCGCACCCCGTGCAGGGTGAGGCAGCCGCCGGTGTCGTGCTCCTCCGTCCGGCCGGCCCCGGTACCGGCGTCATCGCCGGTGGTCCGGTGCGTGCCGTGCTCGAGTGCGCCGGCATCCACGACGTCCTGAGCAAGTCGCTCGGTTCGTCGAACACGATCAACATCGTGCACGCCACGGTCGCGGCACTGTCGCAGCTCGAAGAGCCGCGCGCAGTCGCAGCACGTCGTGGTCTCGACTACGACCAGGTCGCCCCCGCGCGCCTGATCCGTGCCGAGGCGGCGGCGGCCGAGGCGGCCGCAGCAGCGAAGGCAGGTGCGTGA
- the rpmC gene encoding 50S ribosomal protein L29, with translation MAVGTKELTPVELDTFEDERLLDELKKAKEELFNLRFQSATGQLESHGRLRAVKRDIARIYTVIRERELGIRATPAPVEAPAKAEKKTKKAKATASETVPVTDGAAEAAETKEA, from the coding sequence ATGGCCGTCGGAACCAAGGAGCTCACCCCGGTCGAGCTCGACACGTTTGAAGACGAGCGACTCCTCGATGAGCTGAAGAAGGCCAAGGAAGAGCTGTTCAACCTGCGCTTCCAGTCGGCCACCGGTCAGCTCGAGAGCCACGGCCGCCTCCGCGCGGTCAAGCGAGACATCGCCCGCATCTACACGGTCATCCGTGAGCGCGAACTCGGCATCCGGGCCACGCCCGCGCCGGTCGAGGCTCCGGCCAAGGCCGAGAAGAAGACGAAGAAGGCCAAGGCAACGGCATCCGAGACTGTACCGGTCACGGATGGCGCAGCCGAGGCCGCAGAGACGAAGGAGGCCTGA